One window from the genome of Amaranthus tricolor cultivar Red isolate AtriRed21 chromosome 9, ASM2621246v1, whole genome shotgun sequence encodes:
- the LOC130824116 gene encoding uncharacterized protein LOC130824116, producing the protein MCIDFTSLNKYCPKDCYPLLRIYQLVDSTARYALLSCMDAFSGYHQIFMDPANKEKTTLICSVGVFNYIMMPFGLKNAGATYQRLMDSIFKDQRGRNLEVYVDDSIVKSKTEEEMIVYLQETFGNMREYKMKLNLRKCVFGIKSSKFLGYSVGQRGIDANPEKVQAVIDLGEPKSKHEVMKLTERMVALSRFISKSAERVMPFFKILNGNKNFEWGEEQSQAFKELKEHLHSLPTLARPITGETLYLYISITQHTVSAALIREENKVQLPIYFSLDKVERYGRLAKWAIELNGLGIKYRPRKAIKGQALADIFAKGINRDESEEPIWQLLTDGSSRLIGARAGLVLITLEGKIIEYALKFQFRATNNEVEYEAVIAGLQLCKALEAKRESLKPEKKHIQKYLKKTQEMMLEFEVVQVEKLPRSQNEQADALSKLGSSSMQNLKRSVLVEVKPFSSIHESSTSVFNIGNVDIPDWMGNIIQYIESGELPVDPILPRKVKLKATQFCTIYRELYKKAKNGPLLKCVTPSEADYILKEVHEGCCGHHLCNTLRFSDVSN; encoded by the exons ATGTGTATAGACTTTACTAGTTTGAATAAATATTGCCCCAAAGATTGTTATCCTTTGCTTAGAATATACCAGTTAGTTGATTCAACTGCTAGGTATGCATTGTTATCATGTATGGATGCCTTTTCTGGCTATCATCAGATTTTCATGGACCCTGctaataaagaaaaaacaacATTAATATGCTCAGTAGGGGTATTTAATTATATCATGATGCCTTTTGGTTTAAAGAATGCGGGGGCAACCTATCAAAGGTTGATGGATAGCATTTTTAAAGATCAGAGGGGAAGAAATTTAGAAGTATATGTAGATGATTCAATTGTAAAAAGTAAAACAGAGGAGGAAATGATTGTATATTTGCAAGAAACATTTGGCAACATGAGAGAGTATAAAATGAAGCTTAATCTCagaaaatgtgtttttgggaTTAAATCTAGCAAATTCTTAGGATACTCAGTTGGCCAAAGAGGAATTGATGCAAATCCAGAAAAGGTTCAAGCAGTAATTGATCTGGGAGAACCGAAAAGTAAGCATGAGGTAATGAAACTAACTGAGAGAATGGTAGCTCTTTCAAGATTCATCTCTAAGTCAGCTGAGAGAGTGATGCCattcttcaaaattttgaacGGAAATAAAAACTTCGAGTGGGGTGAAGAACAAAGTCAAGCCTTTAAAGAATTAAAGGAACACTTACACAGTCTGCCAACATTGGCAAGACCTATAACAGGAGAAACATTATACTTGTACATATCAATTACACAACATACGGTGAGTGCAGCATTGATCAGAGAGGAAAACAAAGTTCAACTCCCAATATATTTT AGTTTAGACAAAGTTGAAAGATATGGCAGATTGGCAAAATGGGCCATAGAATTGAATGGATTGGGAATTAAGTACCGACCCAGAAAGGCGATTAAAGGTCAAGCCCTGGCAGATATTTTTGCAAAAGGCATAAATCGAGATGAAAGTGAAGAACCAATCTGGCAACTGTTAACTGATGGGTCATCCAGACTCATTGGTGCAAGGGCTGGGTTGGTATTAATAACGCTTGAGGGAAAAATCATAGAGTACGCACTAAAGTTCCAATTCAGAGCTACCAACAATGAGGTAGAATACGAAGCGGTCATTGCTGGGTTACAATTATGCAAAGCTCTGGAAGCAAAAAGA GAGAGTTTGAAGCCAGAGAAGAAACACATACAGAAATATCTAAAGAAAACACAAGAGATGATGTTAGAATTTGAGGTTGTCCAGGTTGAGAAACTACCCAGATCCCAAAATGAGCAAGCTGATGCACTCTCTAAATTAGGGAGTTCCAGCATGCAAAATCTGAAAAGGTCAGTCTTAGTAGAAGTTAAACCTTTCAGTTCAATTCATGAAAGTTCGACATCCGTTTTTAATATTGGAAATGTAGATATCCCTGATTGGATGGGAAACATTATCCAATATATAGAAAGTGGAGAGCTCCCAGTAGACCCAATTCTTCCCAGAAAGGTGAAGTTGAAAGCAACTCAATTTTGCACAATATATAGAGAATTATACAAAAAAGCCAAGAATGGACCATTACTAAAATGTGTAACACCATCTGAGGCTGATTACATATTGAAAGAGGTGCATGAAGGGTGCTGTGGTCATCATCTGTGTAACACCCtaagattttctgacgtcagtaattaa